One Edaphobacter flagellatus genomic region harbors:
- a CDS encoding YceI family protein, translated as MKSFVILALAVILAPAALAQRQTFAVNPDASEVKMKLNTTHEVVNGTFHIQSGSIEFDRSNPKMSGSVAVLAGSGKTGNDSRDKKMNKDILKVDQYTTVSFAPKTYIGTIASSGDSTIQVSGVFTLLGNPHDLTIPMQIHIDGSKATARMHFVVPYVQWGLKNPSFMFWKAENDVAIDLNLVGQVSN; from the coding sequence ATGAAATCCTTCGTAATCTTGGCCCTCGCCGTCATACTCGCTCCAGCCGCACTCGCCCAGCGTCAGACCTTCGCAGTCAACCCCGATGCCAGCGAGGTCAAGATGAAACTCAACACGACCCACGAGGTTGTCAACGGGACGTTTCACATTCAATCCGGATCGATTGAGTTTGACCGCAGCAATCCTAAGATGTCGGGTTCGGTGGCGGTACTGGCCGGCAGCGGAAAGACCGGTAACGACAGCCGCGATAAGAAGATGAATAAGGACATTCTCAAGGTGGATCAATACACAACCGTCTCCTTTGCGCCGAAAACTTACATCGGAACAATCGCATCCTCTGGCGACTCAACCATTCAGGTGAGCGGAGTCTTCACCCTACTCGGAAATCCTCACGACCTGACGATTCCGATGCAGATTCACATCGATGGATCGAAGGCAACGGCGAGGATGCATTTCGTCGTTCCCTATGTTCAGTGGGGTCTCAAGAACCCGAGCTTCATGTTCTGGAAAGCTGAGAATGATGTTGCAATTGATCTTAATCTCGTTGGTCAGGTTTCTAACTAA
- a CDS encoding NAD(P)/FAD-dependent oxidoreductase, with protein sequence MQDEVLILGGGVAGCAASIALARKGRGVTLIEREPAPRHKVCGEFLSGEALEDLHLLGIDVTSLGAVPIDYVRLAAARRAATAPLPFPAKSLTRKALDTALIAAAISAGVRVERGRGVQSLSRATANLWQATLDDGTTYEAPTAFLATGKHDLRGHGRPKDPRQWVAFKMYYRLSAAQTADLADASELTLYSGGYGGIQPVEDGITNFCCVVQRRYFARAGLRWEGLLAKMQQDCPHLAMRLDGAEPLLDKPITVTHIPYGYLRRTTEDGLYCIGDQAAVIPSFTGDGISIALHTARRAAAAYLAAEPAPVFQPKLRSAMLPQMRLAELAADGLNNAFARAVLPFCLWVWPGAMRVTARLTRVTQPAAVAPQAFAN encoded by the coding sequence TTGCAAGACGAAGTGCTGATCCTCGGTGGTGGAGTGGCGGGCTGTGCGGCTTCGATCGCGCTCGCTCGCAAGGGACGAGGCGTCACGCTGATCGAACGCGAGCCCGCGCCGCGCCATAAAGTCTGCGGCGAGTTCCTGAGCGGCGAGGCTCTTGAAGACCTTCATTTGCTCGGCATCGACGTAACCTCGCTTGGCGCTGTGCCGATCGATTACGTTCGACTGGCCGCTGCAAGGCGCGCCGCGACGGCTCCCTTACCGTTTCCCGCGAAGTCGCTCACGCGCAAAGCGCTGGATACAGCGCTCATCGCCGCAGCCATCTCCGCGGGAGTCCGCGTTGAGCGTGGTCGCGGTGTGCAGTCGCTCAGCCGCGCGACCGCCAACCTCTGGCAGGCCACGCTCGACGACGGCACCACCTACGAAGCTCCAACCGCCTTTCTCGCTACGGGCAAGCACGATCTGCGCGGCCACGGTCGCCCGAAGGACCCTCGCCAATGGGTCGCCTTCAAGATGTATTACCGGCTGTCTGCCGCCCAGACCGCTGACCTGGCGGACGCCTCCGAGTTGACGCTCTATTCCGGAGGCTATGGTGGTATCCAACCGGTGGAAGACGGCATTACGAATTTCTGCTGTGTGGTGCAACGGCGTTATTTTGCACGTGCAGGTCTTCGCTGGGAGGGCCTCCTTGCGAAGATGCAGCAGGACTGTCCCCACCTCGCGATGCGGCTTGACGGTGCGGAGCCGTTGCTCGACAAACCGATCACCGTCACTCATATCCCGTACGGTTACCTCCGCCGCACAACCGAGGATGGGCTCTACTGCATCGGCGATCAGGCTGCCGTAATCCCCTCGTTCACTGGCGACGGCATATCCATTGCCCTGCATACTGCCCGCCGCGCCGCCGCTGCCTATCTTGCCGCGGAGCCGGCGCCGGTCTTTCAGCCAAAACTGCGCTCCGCAATGCTGCCGCAGATGCGCCTTGCTGAGCTCGCCGCCGACGGATTAAACAACGCATTCGCACGCGCTGTACTGCCGTTCTGCCTCTGGGTGTGGCCCGGCGCGATGCGCGTAACGGCTAGACTCACGCGTGTCACTCAGCCCGCCGCTGTTGCTCCACAAGCGTTCGCCAACTGA